The Equus asinus isolate D_3611 breed Donkey chromosome 15, EquAss-T2T_v2, whole genome shotgun sequence genome includes a window with the following:
- the CSNK2A1 gene encoding casein kinase II subunit alpha isoform X2, whose amino-acid sequence MYEILKALDYCHSMGIMHRDVKPHNVMIDHEHRKLRLIDWGLAEFYHPGQEYNVRVASRYFKGPELLVDYQMYDYSLDMWSLGCMLASMIFRKEPFFHGHDNYDQLVRIAKVLGTEDLYDYIDKYNIELDPRFNDILGRHSRKRWERFVHSENQHLVSPEALDFLDKLLRYDHQSRLTAREAMEHPYFYSVVKDQARMGSSSMPGGSTPVSSANMMSGISSVPTPSPLGPLAGSPVIAAANPLGMPVPAAAGAQQ is encoded by the exons ATGTATGAGATTCTAAAG GCCCTGGATTATTGTCACAGCATGGGAATTATGCACAGAGATGTGAAGCCCCATAATGTCATGATTGATCATGAGCACAGAAAG ctacGGCTAATAGACTGGGGTTTGGCTGAGTTTTATCATCCTGGCCAAGAATATAATGTTCGAGTTGCTTCCCGATACTTCAAAGGTCCTGAGCTACTTGTAGACTATCAG ATGTACGATTATAGTTTGGATATGTGGAGCTTGGGATGTATGCTGGCAAGTATGATCTTCCGGAAGGAGCCATTTTTCCACGGACATGACAATTACGATCAG TTGGTGAGGATAGCCAAGGTTCTGGGGACAGAAGATTTATATGACTATATTGACAAATACAACATTGAATTAGATCCTCGTTTCAATGATATCTTGGGCAG GCACTCCCGTAAGCGATGGGAACGCTTTGTCCACAGTGAAAACCAGCACCTTGTCAGCCCTGAGGCCTTGGATTTCCTTGACAAGCTGCTGCGGTATGACCATCAGTCACGGCTCACCGCAAGAGAGGCCATGGAGCACCCCTATTTCT ACTCTGTTGTGAAGGACCAGGCTCGAATGGGCTCCTCTAGCATGCCAGGGGGCAGTACGCCTGTCAGCAGCGCCAATATGATGTCAG GGATTTCTTCAGTGCCAACCCCTTCACCCCTCGGACCTCTGGCAGGCTCACCAGTGATTGCTGCTGCCAACCCCCTTGGGATGCCTGTTCCAGCTGCCGCTGGCGCTCAGCAGTAA
- the CSNK2A1 gene encoding casein kinase II subunit alpha isoform X1, with the protein MSGPVPSRARVYTDVNTHRPREYWDYESHVVEWGNQDDYQLVRKLGRGKYSEVFEAINITNNEKVVVKILKPVKKKKIKREIKILENLRGGPNIITLADIVKDPVSRTPALVFEHVNNTDFKQLYQTLTDYDIRFYMYEILKALDYCHSMGIMHRDVKPHNVMIDHEHRKLRLIDWGLAEFYHPGQEYNVRVASRYFKGPELLVDYQMYDYSLDMWSLGCMLASMIFRKEPFFHGHDNYDQLVRIAKVLGTEDLYDYIDKYNIELDPRFNDILGRHSRKRWERFVHSENQHLVSPEALDFLDKLLRYDHQSRLTAREAMEHPYFYSVVKDQARMGSSSMPGGSTPVSSANMMSGISSVPTPSPLGPLAGSPVIAAANPLGMPVPAAAGAQQ; encoded by the exons ATGTCGGGACCCGTGCCAAGCAGGGCCAGAGTTTACACAGATGTTAATACGCACAGACCCCGAGAGTACTGGGATTACGAGTCACATGTGGTGGAATGGGG AAATCAAGATGACTACCAGCTGGTTCGAAAATTAGGCCGGGGTAAATACAGTGAAGTATTTGAAGCCATCAACATcacaaataatgaaaaagttgTTGTTAAAATTCTCAAG CcagtaaagaagaagaaaatcaagcGTGAAATAAAGATTTTGGAGAATTTGCGAGGCGGTCCCAACATCATCACACTGGCAGACATTGTAAAAGATCCTGTG tCACGAACCCCCGCCTTGGTTTTTGAACACGTAAACAACACAGACTTCAAG CAATTGTACCAGACGTTAACAGACTATGATATTCGATTTTACATGTATGAGATTCTAAAG GCCCTGGATTATTGTCACAGCATGGGAATTATGCACAGAGATGTGAAGCCCCATAATGTCATGATTGATCATGAGCACAGAAAG ctacGGCTAATAGACTGGGGTTTGGCTGAGTTTTATCATCCTGGCCAAGAATATAATGTTCGAGTTGCTTCCCGATACTTCAAAGGTCCTGAGCTACTTGTAGACTATCAG ATGTACGATTATAGTTTGGATATGTGGAGCTTGGGATGTATGCTGGCAAGTATGATCTTCCGGAAGGAGCCATTTTTCCACGGACATGACAATTACGATCAG TTGGTGAGGATAGCCAAGGTTCTGGGGACAGAAGATTTATATGACTATATTGACAAATACAACATTGAATTAGATCCTCGTTTCAATGATATCTTGGGCAG GCACTCCCGTAAGCGATGGGAACGCTTTGTCCACAGTGAAAACCAGCACCTTGTCAGCCCTGAGGCCTTGGATTTCCTTGACAAGCTGCTGCGGTATGACCATCAGTCACGGCTCACCGCAAGAGAGGCCATGGAGCACCCCTATTTCT ACTCTGTTGTGAAGGACCAGGCTCGAATGGGCTCCTCTAGCATGCCAGGGGGCAGTACGCCTGTCAGCAGCGCCAATATGATGTCAG GGATTTCTTCAGTGCCAACCCCTTCACCCCTCGGACCTCTGGCAGGCTCACCAGTGATTGCTGCTGCCAACCCCCTTGGGATGCCTGTTCCAGCTGCCGCTGGCGCTCAGCAGTAA